A stretch of the Arvicola amphibius chromosome 8, mArvAmp1.2, whole genome shotgun sequence genome encodes the following:
- the LOC119820279 gene encoding vomeronasal type-1 receptor 3-like, translating into MLPRDLISGFFLLSEVFIGFMGNSLLFILYMYAFLIQPHLKKPIDMIFTHLTLVNVLSIVFRLIPDVMASFAVKLLFRDVGCKAVLYAYSVTRGLSICTTSLLSAFQAITVSPTHSKWACLKSKLESCILPSFLFIWIINTFLYIPMVENVKGQINFTVVGSRYPQTYCRSNQVRRHTTMSLVTALTIRDILFVFLMIGTSLYMVTLLFRHNKRTRHVHSSSDSSQASSEKKATHSILLLVGFFVFFYFSNTFVTFYSFYRPKNSPVLDLISGALSSGYPVVCSYVLMNNRKIISKFISSFSNFECSFFTRGSHG; encoded by the coding sequence ATGCTTCCAAGAGACCTAATTTCTGGATTCTTTCTCCTATCAGAAGTTTTCATTGGATTCATGGGAAACTCGCTGCTCTTCATACTATACATGTACGCCTTCTTAATTCAGCCCCATCTGAAGAAGCCCATAGATATGATCTTCACACATCTGACACTTGTCAATGTTTTGAGCATTGTGTTCAGGCTGATACCAGATGTCATGGCATCCTTTGCAGTCAAGCTCCTTTTTCGTGATGTGGGATGTAAGGCAGTTCTGTATGCATACAGTGTTACCAGGGGGCTCTCTATCTGTACTACTTCTCTGCTGAGTGCATTTCAAGCCATCACTGTCAGTCCTACTCATTCCAAGTGGGCATGCCTTAAATCCAAGCTTGAGTCCTGCATTTTGCCATCATTCCTCTTCATCTGGATCATCAATACGTTTCTCTATATTCCAATGGTTGAAAACGTAAAAGGCCAAATCAACTTCACTGTTGTGGGTTCAAGATATCCCCAGACATATTGCCGAAGTAACCAGGTTCGCCGTCACACCACCATGTCACTTGTAACTGCATTAACGATTAGAGACATCCTGTTTGTATTTCTCATGATAGGGACCAGCCTCTACATGGTGACCCTCCTGTTCAGACACAATAAGAGAACACGGCATGTCCACAGTTCCAGTGACTCTTCCCAGGCCTCTTCTGAAAAGAAAGCCACACACAGCATCCTTCTGCTTGtgggtttctttgtctttttctatttctcaaacACCTTTGTTACCTTCTATTCATTCTACAGACCTAAGAACAGCCCAGTATTGGATCTGATTAGTGGAGCTTTATCTTCAGGCTATCCAGTCGTCTGCTCTTATGTTTTGATGAACAATAggaaaattatttccaaattcatttcttccttttcaaacttTGAATGTTCCTTTTTTACAAGAGGATCCCATGGCTAA